The segment caatttcgtggtgtaaattgccgagaaaaatataattaattcctcgcaatcgaagtaaaaagcaaagtgtacaacaggggcataaatttaataataattattgaaacctagaacgaaacgcgccgagcgcgggagcgagcgggaaggaacatatctccctctcgcttacccgtaggtacacctccttacatactagctcataccgttcaggcggaatgcggaattactgaaagtacataaatttactaagttatagtgattttttcaatacgtacataataaacagcattggtacatcaatttccatgagaaaaaagtagatgatgtcatatctatctatgagaactgagtggcgccgctgcagagcatcctctgcagcggcgccacaataagagcccattatttcgtttcccgctataggtacagtcataaaattatacgtacatactgtacgtcttacgaacagcattttaacatataattagttgaatttcattatggtggcgccgccgcagagtagcacaccaagctacttgtcatttgaattagcaatatatttgaatcaacaagtcgattttataaaaacaacctgacacatattgttttaaacatacgtttggctgattcaaacggataaaccgcaacaagtcgaacttgttaaattcacaatgcaaatttctctcagtgtacgaacaccatatcgtcactacttttaaaaaatctcgtatctcacgctgttcctcaaagttaaaacgcagtaagtctatatgcctTCCATagtacttactacaattttcttttcattgacagacaaagatacaagtttttttttaaaagtagtgacgatatgcagcgtctactcaggacacttgtaagAGCTTCAATTAAGTAAGTACTTGACATGCACGCTGCATGCCTCGCTCCGTGcctaatatgagcgtgcactttaggtcttagggtcggttgcaccaaaccgtctgtcaccattataaacgttcgttaaattttgttgtatgggaagttccatagacgtctgctgcttgACGATGATGTGACTGTCAATTGTAGTTGATGCAACAGGACCTTAGACAAAACCCCCACGAACAGGTTTCTGTGGCCAATCGGCTCCCGCGCGATATTTCGTAGGTATATAGTGGTCAACGGCCATGATTAATTGGCAGCAACTACTTTTTTTACAAAGGGATAAACTAAAGTGGTTGTTTAATCACTCGTCCAATATATCCAAACATGACAGTAGGAGTGgtttaaaaagtggaatcttgaatCTTGATCGTTGCAAATTTTACCACCgattgaatttaaaaaaaatcactacaCGAGGCAAATACTGAGTGTTAAACATCGACTAAAACAAGctcatcaatttattaaaaatgaTTCAAATTCATCATTTGGAGGTCAGTTCTGCCAGCCAGCTAGCTTAGGGAatcgagttaaaatttataatttctgtGAAATTACTTTGtgctcttgtggataaaacgcaaCTACCTCATCCGTTTTTGAAGAATCAAGAGAGCGTTTACCAGTTAGCGTgatgaaaacatatttttcagtacaagtACATATTTGCAACTGAATACATATTTGCGAACTATTGGTAAATcagagcaataataaataatactaggaGCTTTATAATGAACTTCGACGAATAAAAGAATTCGAGGAAATGTAAAATAAgagttatttaaatatttacgtTATTTTGTCAAGTTGGGTTAGAACGACCGAGGTCTTAGGCTTTGTTTtattaactcccgacgcaaaaacgacggggtgttccgtgttataagtttgatgtgtctgtctgtctgtatgtctgtatttctgtctctctgtctgtctgtggcatcgtagctcccgaacagatgaaccgatttagattttgtttttttttttttgtctgaaagctgtgttagtcgggagtgttcttagccatgtttcatgaaaatcggtctactatgtcgcggtcgggggattttttcaaaattttaattttgtggttaggttatgctaggtcgattaattttatttagtgtAAAGATTTTACTGTTCTTTTACAGCTGGGCCTTCTTCGTCAGTTAGAAGGGCTCGACAGCAAGCCCATCGAGAGGAACGTGAGACCGACGCAGCGCCACCCTCCTGGTCACTCCGTCATATACGTGAAACAAGTCAAGGCCAAGCTTTAACTTTCAGAACTTCACTACGAGAAAATGTGTCTTTTTTTCACACATCTTTGAACATAGACAATAGACATGCGCAAAATGTGTCGCCGAAAAGAAGagtatcgtcactacttttaaaaaatctcgtatctcacgatgttcctcaaagttaaaacgcagtaagtctatatgcctTCCATACATACATGAATGAATGATATGATAATGATACGAATAAGGTACAGcagagcaaatctcgactggggggcaattgtaactaatccatgtTTTCCATTAATACACTATATGATGTTGTGTTCTACATGTAgctatccactgaacacgcctatcatTTATATAGCCGTTGGAAACTCTATTTCATAATGCAAaatttgtaaaacatgaaaaaaatggacccgttatatttgccccgctgtaccttacctcaaataaaattttatgaattGGAGGTTTAAGGGTAGCGTCTTTGTCACTCTCTGAGCGAACAACTAAATTTGAGTTTAACTGAACTACTGAAGTAAAGAACTAAATGATGTTATTAGTATTACGCATCTGGGATGCGTACTTGAGTACGCATCCCAGGTCTGGAACCCCtgttacaatatttatatagaCAGGATCGAGCGGATACAGAgaaaatttattaagtttttatgttttaaattaagtaCTCCTTATAACTCATCTCAGTATGTTAGTGTATGCAAAAAACACCATATGTTGCCTTTGTATCACCGTCGGGAAATCGCTGACACTACTTATTTCCTAAAAATCACTAGCGGCAGCGTTGATTGCCCTGATCTGCTTGGTAGTATTATGTTCAACACTCCCAATAGGGTTAAAAGGTACAATCCACCTATTTCGATTCCCTTTGCGTCCTCGAACTACAGACGTAACAGTTTCCTCGTTCGCGCAGCTAGAACACTTAACAGGCTATCTAGAGAGCACGATATTGACGTATTTAATGCAAATACCCAGGCTATACGGCGTAATTTAAATCTTAAATTCTTTATGTGAGCTtgccttttaatttttattttttgttttcttttctattttgtatgcttgatgatttttcttctttttaatcttcccggttttttcttttgtttcgcATCTGTATTAACATTAGATTTATGTACTTGTCTTGTCTAAGCATATttgtatacctacttgtaatacctaatacctagtGAAGTTAATTTCTATAAGATTTCTATCGGTGAGAACCTGTAATTGGCCTCTTGTTTCTATTGTTTCTGTTAACATGTTTCATGTGCTGTTggttttccaataaataaataataaataataataataataattaacggCTTATATTGATATATTATCTTAATtgcaaaaatgtatatattacaatacaaataatGACATTATGATTTGATGCTCCTTTGTTATTACATTAGAAGCTTAAATCGTGCTAAATGTATTGTAATGTTAAGCTGTCGTTGCATTAAAATATTGCATGTTACcctttcttatttattttctgtTAATACAATATTTGTTACAGAAACGTATGTGTTTTAATCAACAACCTATTAAGAAGCATCTTTCTTGTGTACATTTCATGTGGGGAGGTGCGGCGGCGGTGCGGCGACGGTACGGCGTCGgaactgcgtgcgtagccgaatggcacaaacgctcacgaaacgaaacgctcgtagatatctatctctatcgctcttgcgtattggcacaacagagccagaccacctttcacggcgtttcgttttcgtttagcgtcgtagaaatgccattcggctacggggcccgaAATCGACATTCGTGTACTCACGCCCTGTCAAAATTTACATGCGCGTCGACTTGAGTGTGACATACTATAGATAGGACATAGGTACAgacgagttcataaatatgtgtacatttcttcaacTTAACTctttgcaataaggtgaaaaaatgtacacatatttatgaactcgactgtacctactgaTAGTGATAGTCATTATATCGTTGTGATATTGTTATATCATTGCGCGAATACGGCCTTAATTTAAAACTTGGCATGACATAAAATTTTTATTGTTAAGTACTATTATGAAACTTGATGAAAAGCCGAACTTTCTCCAGAATTTACGATTTAATTCCAAATTTTGGAAATAAATGTTTGACGCAAGATGGGTTTCACTATTGTCTAATATCGGCGTAATAACTAAATACAGCTTCAATTGGTAGAAATCGATGATTCGAAATTAAGTTCTCATGTGATCAAAAGGCAAACAATGCGCACTTTCACTGACAATAGAACGACTTAACAATAGGTgataatttaattaaacaaaGAAAATTATACATCAGATTTTTTTTCGCTTACTTGGTAACACAATAGAAAAGTTAAGTAGAACATCAaggattataaaaaaaaaaccggccaagtgcgagtcggacacgCCCACCGATGAtttcgtacaaactttcaatggttaaaataatttcatgtcactcatataatattattaactaAAGATTGGGCTAGAAGTAAAGGTAGATGTTATAATAATAGCTATTTGTTAATGGTTTTTGAATAACAATACGTGCCAATATTGAGATCCGAAGAAGCGAAAGATTATATAATTGAACcttgagcgtagcgagtggtttaaaATGTGGAATCTCGAACTTTGCAAGCGTTTCAagacacgaaggttaaacaaatgtTTCCACCGAGTGGAATTcaacatttttcaccaaacAAACGTGAGGAAAAAATGTCTGTAAAACTTTAACTAAATCAAATTTATTAATGTGTTGATAATCTGACAAGTCTCCTATTTCACTAGAGTTCGTCACATGCCCAAAATATCCCGATGCATAATAGTCCTATACTTATGACATGACAGATAACTTAGTCCAAATATTTcacatttgtgtgatgaattACCTACATTACATGGCAAACTATTTATCATTCGTGTCGCTTCACGCATTTTATAAACTTAGACATACATCACCTATATCATAACATATGGTAATATTAAACATAGAAACTTTGATTAATGTTGTAAAGAATTGATACGGATGTCACGTCTGCTAGTGTCAGACTGTATGATGATGACTTATTTATACTAATTGTACTTGTTTAGTTTAATATGATACAATATATCTTGTTGATTATGAAGCAGTTTATCTTGACAGGTCTGTTTACTTCGGGGATAGGCCAAATAGAATGGGAAATGTGTCAGCATAGTGTGGTGACCGAAAtttcgtgggtgtcgtagaagttgactgtagGATATGGGATATGGGCTCAAAATACAAAGAACTCGGAGtctataatataaatgtaactCTTGAAATTTCAACGTAAATAGAAAACGTTGTTATTCAAGAGAAACTTCGTTAAGAGATATTTACCATTGTAAAATAGTTTCGGGCAAAGTtttcacagaatatattattgtatttgaaAGGCAGCGAGCAACCATGGAAAGTGAACCCTCGTCTTCCTTTACATATTCTGAAGTAGCAGCTTTAGAATTTAAGTAAATCAAAAGTAGCTAAACTTTCCAAGTAAGTATATTTCTCTAAATTTTTAGCCTTTCAAATTCAGTTcaaatcaaataaaattttattttggccaAAGCCTGGATGCTTTATTCGAGTaagttactaaaataaattatcatttaaaaccAATCCAATTAAATACTCAAATACAAAACAGGGTTAATTATTACAGAGAACTTAGCACCCAAGAATATGGATATTTTTAAAACGACCAATTCATGTTTCAATATCGAACTTGGCgattatttatttcagttttgtCTTTCTGATGGGAGATGATTTTATTCTCTTTTACTCACAAAACCCTGAAAGGAGAGTATATAAAATGGATGTTAAATGTAATTGACTGCGATGGTAACAAGGGAATTCAATTACTGATTAAATTTGAACACCCGCAGTTGGCCAAAGGCAAGCGATGAAAACAACCTTTTTGATAATTGAATAAGCAGCTTCCGCTCGTAATTCACTGGTCCAAATGTCAATAGATGTAAATAGCCCACTTAGTAAATGAGTTAAGCTATCATTTATTTCATCAATCATGAAAGACTTCTAATAATTCTAAGCACCTGAGACCGCAAGCGTGGTACGAGtataataaaatgataaaattatatgtataaacatgaaataaatgtcataggtatacaaagaaaaagtgaccaaggcctccaagtgtcccgagctgaaatcgaaccagcgtcctccgtttatCGTTTAATAGTTAGTGTGACTAATtgactacttaaaatacaaattacaatattttcgaaaataatttaaattacttttaGAATAGGTATGTTACCTAAAGCTACATTCGAACACTTCAGTCATCGAAAACAGTTTATTAGTACTTGTCAGTTTCAACAGTAGGTATCACAAAAAATCGTAGGCTGcctccatcatcatcatcatcatcctccttgcgttatcccacgCATTTGCCCCGGCTCATAGGAACCTGCACTCTAATCCATTTTCGCAACTAATCGCATGATTAAAATTCGACGTAGGAACtagtttttatgatttttatgaatgaatgaataaaattagtccaggttcctcgcgatgttttccttcaccgaaaagcgactactaaatatcaaacgacatttcACACAGAAGTGTCGAAAATCCCATTGATACGAGCCGgagtttgaacccgcgacctccggactTGAAGTTGCACGCTCTTACCCTTTGCCACCAGCTTCCAAATCGTAGACTTGCTCCAGTTGTTTCACTAGTAttaaagtagtagtagtagtaatacactttattgtacaaagataagaacacacacagtaaagaaaaaagaacacacacatcatttgtacaaaggcgaacttatcccattaagggatttcttccagttaaccttagagcagttaaaggagaattggagaCGGTAGACGTTCCTAAGCTAAACCTATACCTTACCTACAAACTATAGCAATATAGACGTtaaatcatataaataaatacgttatacataattataatacagttttatgactaccctacatacatacacaacCTACCTAACCGCAAACATCTTTTAGATTAAGATGCGTCCGAAagccataacttttttttaaattcgattTTAGCGATGCGACCGATTGACACTGTCGAAGGGGAGGTGGCAATGAATTCCATAATTTGACAGAGTAAACTGTGAAGGACTTGTCATAGGATCCATGTTTGTGAGGCGGGATAGACAGGGTGAGATCGGCACTGGAACGAAGGCGGTGCCCGCTGCCGTCTGCTAAAAATTTAAATCTCTCAGAGAGATAAGGGGGAGAGGAAGGAGAGAAAAGTACATTAAACAGAAGGGACAGAACAGAACATGTATGTCTCTGCGACGTCGAATCGCCAGCCATTTGAGTTGTGAGCGAAAAGAAGAGATGTGGTCAAATTTGCGAAGgccaaatatgtacctacctaatacaaACATTTTGCAAACGCTCAAGTTTGTCAAGTAGCTCCTCAGTGAGGTCCAGAGTTGCAATGTCCGCATAATCGAGGATGGGAATCAACAGAGAGTGGGCTAACATGACTTTCGTGTGGACAGGAAGGAAGCTCTGGAGACGGCGAAGCGAGTGCAATGATGCAAAGAGCCTCCTGCTAGTTTCCGTCACATGGGGTACCCAAGATAAGGTTTGATCCATGACAATGCCTAGATTTCTTACCGGATATGCTTATAATTATGGATTTCTGGAGTTTACTCCAGATTTCCACATTTAAAAAGGCTTCATTAAGTTTTTAAGTATATTAAACAGTTATGAACGACAGAAATCGAATTCAATCCACCTGTCTAAATCTAAACTACTAAGAATACCAGCACACGCCTTCATAGTATCGCCTACATGTTCGAACATTTTCATATAATATAAATTGCGCATCATATCAATGTTTGTTTGATCTGCGGGGACTGATTCTCTGCTTGGGACACTCGTGTATGTAGTATCTTCTAACGGTTGACCTTCTACTGAATTATAAATTTGATCGTGCTCCGAATCAAATTCATCAGCTAACTGACACAATAACAGCGTCACTGCACGGTATTTGGATTTCAATATATCTTCGCCTTCATACCACGGTTTCAAGAAATCACTATGGGATGTTCGTAGTAATTCATAGTATTTCATCCTGTCATCGAACTCCTTTTTTATCATCTGCTCTCTCCAACTTCGTATAGATAAATCCCATTCATCGCCTCCTGTCATTTCTGTAAAATAATCTTTCATCTTTGCTACCTCCGTTTGGTGATAGAAACAAACCGGATTCTTCATGATAAATATTTCAGCTTCTAGGAAATAATTCTTGTAAGGATATATTTGCGGTTGAATAGCAACGGCATTGGATATAGCGTCATTTATTAATTGCAGAGCGTCGAATTGGATGGCCTTGATGTCGATTTGTGATTTGAGTTGTGCAATTGCCGCGTTTATTTCTACGTAATGTTCTTTAGAGTCGGCTAGTAAATTAACCGTAAATTTATCTGTAATAGTATCGAAGAAATCGACGTTGCATATACTTAATTCCCAATATTCTTTGTATATACCTGGTTTTTCGGATACAAACGTCAAAGAAACATGCTTCTCTTGACCAGGTGTCAATACATCctcatttttattaaaaaagaaCATTTGCACTTCTTCTTCGGGTATAAAGGGAATAagttttttcagttttttccaGCAATATCTAATTGTAACAGTGCCGAGATTTTGAAGATATAATTTAGCTCTGCCAGCCCTGGCTACTGGAGTTTTAAAGTAATATGTCCAAGAAGTACATTTTTCGTGCCACGGCTCGTTTTGTTTTCGCTTTAAATCAGCCAAGTTCTTCTCAGGCGCTTCTTTAAGAAAAATTGTGTTGTTTACTCTTAAGGCGTATACGTCATGGAGATTATCACAAGCAGGATTATTGTCAAGAACCTCTTTTATATTAGGTAATAATGGTTTCTTTGGTGGCGGTGGCGGTGGATTGATACCTCTAACCATCAAATCGCGGATTTGAGgcctgaaataaaaatattgatacaTATATAAGAATGTTAATTCGTATTTTGATCAATTCAAAAATGCTGTTTAATTATACTTAtgcttataattatgtttttaaaaaagCCATTAAAAGTAATCCTGCAGATAGGCTTTTCAGAAGAATTTTCC is part of the Leguminivora glycinivorella isolate SPB_JAAS2020 chromosome 3, LegGlyc_1.1, whole genome shotgun sequence genome and harbors:
- the LOC125224989 gene encoding uncharacterized protein LOC125224989, whose product is MNLYENVRPERERKIALEESKIAQKVGVRDSLWEQSQRLKRKCYCEPKLQQKCYCEPVYEIQRTRAEMGRPRIIEHIDVPAEIKATELGFAGVHHRVQFENLDTDYHKYRDRREKELQKSILKIDPYRPQIRDLMVRGINPPPPPPKKPLLPNIKEVLDNNPACDNLHDVYALRVNNTIFLKEAPEKNLADLKRKQNEPWHEKCTSWTYYFKTPVARAGRAKLYLQNLGTVTIRYCWKKLKKLIPFIPEEEVQMFFFNKNEDVLTPGQEKHVSLTFVSEKPGIYKEYWELSICNVDFFDTITDKFTVNLLADSKEHYVEINAAIAQLKSQIDIKAIQFDALQLINDAISNAVAIQPQIYPYKNYFLEAEIFIMKNPVCFYHQTEVAKMKDYFTEMTGGDEWDLSIRSWREQMIKKEFDDRMKYYELLRTSHSDFLKPWYEGEDILKSKYRAVTLLLCQLADEFDSEHDQIYNSVEGQPLEDTTYTSVPSRESVPADQTNIDMMRNLYYMKMFEHVGDTMKACAGILSSLDLDRWIEFDFCRS